A section of the Ciceribacter thiooxidans genome encodes:
- a CDS encoding heavy-metal-associated domain-containing protein, whose product MTERNLFRVEDMTCGHCAKSVKTALADALPGAEVSVDLVSHEVRVAGDAAKAEAAIREAGYTPERIGA is encoded by the coding sequence ATGACCGAACGCAATCTCTTCCGTGTCGAAGACATGACCTGCGGCCACTGCGCCAAATCCGTGAAGACCGCACTCGCCGATGCCCTGCCCGGTGCGGAGGTCTCCGTCGACCTCGTCTCTCACGAGGTTCGTGTTGCGGGCGACGCTGCGAAAGCCGAGGCGGCAATCCGCGAAGCGGGCTACACGCCGGAGCGGATCGGAGCCTGA
- the cueR gene encoding Cu(I)-responsive transcriptional regulator, giving the protein MNIGEASEASGVSAKMIRYYEEIGLVRPASRTASNYRLYGEEEVHRLRFIRRARSLGFSLEETERLLKLWDDKSRASAEVKKVALAHIVDLEEKIAAMKSMVATLTELADCCQGDHRPNCPILADLAGADAQAKGH; this is encoded by the coding sequence ATGAATATTGGCGAAGCTTCCGAAGCCTCCGGCGTTTCGGCCAAGATGATCCGGTATTACGAGGAAATCGGCCTCGTGCGGCCGGCGAGCCGCACGGCTTCGAACTATCGTCTCTATGGCGAAGAGGAAGTCCATCGCCTGCGGTTCATTCGCCGCGCCCGTTCCCTCGGCTTCTCGCTCGAGGAGACGGAGCGGTTGCTGAAGCTGTGGGACGACAAGAGCCGAGCGAGTGCGGAGGTCAAGAAAGTGGCGCTTGCCCACATCGTCGATCTCGAGGAGAAGATCGCGGCCATGAAGTCGATGGTCGCGACGCTGACGGAACTCGCCGATTGCTGCCAGGGCGACCACAGGCCGAACTGCCCGATCCTTGCTGATCTTGCCGGTGCGGACGCTCAAGCCAAAGGGCACTAG